Genomic segment of Thiomonas sp. FB-Cd:
GAACGACGCCACCCCATCGCGCCAGGCTCGGCCCATGCTGCCCTGGCCCTGCGGCACGTTGGGGTCGGCCGACACCTCAACGGCCTCCAGATACGAGACCTCGCCGCTGGCGGCCACCTTCTGGAAGCGACCCTGCGCATCGGGGCGGGCGATCCACGCCAGCTTCAGGCCCCCGTAATGCACGGCCAGGTCACAGATGGCCTGTAGCAGCGAATCCTCGTCGTCGTGCACGGTGATGGCCTGGTTGATCTGGGCCAGCAGCGTGTTGAAATCCTTCAGACGCGTGAGCCGGTGCTCCATGCCGTTGCGCTGCTCGATCTCGGCCTGCAGTTTGCGGTTCAGGTCCAGCAGCGCGAATGTGCGATGGCCCAGGGCGTCATTGAGCCGGCTGACCGAGTCCACGAGCACATCTTCGGCCGTGGGCTGCTCAAGCTGCCCCGGCTGCGCGAGCGCCGCGGAATCGGGTGCGTCCTGCAGTGCGCGGATCTGGCGCGCCATGCGGGCGTCCACACCCATGATGTGATGGAGAAGCCACTGGGCGAGGAACGCGAGCAGATCCACCGCCACGTCAGCCGGGTTGGATTGAGCCAGGGTCTGCGCCCGTCGCAGAAAGTCGATGAAGCTCTGGTGCGCCCGCAGGTGCATGGACCGATGCGCGGCGCTCGGCGGCCAGGCCTGCATGAGTTCGGCTTCGGTGCGGAAGTGATCACGCGTGTAGCGCACCAGCTCCTCGAAGAGCGCGTCCATCGTCTGCGCTTCAAGCCCCCGCGCCTGCGCTGCGGCAAGCGCATTGAAGATGCCCACGAGCGTCTTGTGCTGCTCGTCAATGACCTCAAGACCGGTGCGCAGATCGTCGCTCCAGGTCAGCGCCATGCCCTCCGGACTCGCAGCATCGTGAGCGAGATATTCAGGCGCCTGACCTTGATGGTGACCCAACATGCAATTGGTTGTTGTTTTGAAAGCCGCAAGCCGTTGCAGCGCTGCGCGTCAGGCTCGCATCCAGCGTCGCTGTCAGCGTGAAGCATAGAGTCTTTTCGGGATGCGGCGACAGAGGCCGTCACGCGCAGTGGTATCTTTTTGTGACATCCCGAACCCGGCGGCGTGCGTGCCTGCAACGGCATTGCCGATCGCATCCATGAAAACGGCTTTTTCGTTAACGAATTAACAGAATGCGTTGGCCCGTCCGCATACGCTGTGAGCACGCTGCAAGGTCGCGGTCTCAAGGCCCGCAGCGGCGCATGCGCGCCAAGGCTGGCGTGCATGATTGTGGCGTTTTCACCCCGACCCGTGCGCAGCGCATCCGGCGGGGCATCAAGGGGCAACCCCTATGTTGGGAGCTGAAGGCAAAGCGGCGCAAGGCGAGATGGCATCCATCGTGGCCGGCCCATGGCTGTCGCGCTGGTGCAGCTCGCCTGACATGCCTGGATGCATGCGTGAATGCGCCGGCGCTTTCATGCCGCATGCCCAGCGCACACGCGGGCGCATGATGCGACACCGCCTTGCTGGATCCATGCCGCCCGGGGCGGCCGCGCGCAGACCTTCCCGAAGCCCGAGGATGCGACGTCCGCGTCTTGCACAACGCCCACCCTGCGCGCCCCTGCGCGCCACTTCTGCAACCGCCGTGGACCACCGGTTGGCTCCGGCCCGCTCAATGCGCCGCTGTGCGGGGACGACGCCATGACGTCACGCCCGGTTCACAGTGTCGCCCTGCTGGAGGAGGACGACGACATCACGGCCGAACAGTTGCGAAGCATGCTGCAACTGCAGCGAGCCCTGCTCGACGCCGCCACGGGCCTGGAGCCCGCACAGGTGCGCATCGAGCGCGCATGCCGGCTTTTCGAGCAGGCCGTGCCCGGTGCGCTCGCCTCCGTCATGCTGCTCGATGCCGACGGGTTGCTGCAGGTCTTTTGCGCCCCCAGCATTCCGCCGGCCATCGTCCGCGAGCTCAACGACCTCAGCCCGGGTCCCGGCGCGGGCTCGTGCGGCAACGTGATCTACCGGCAAGAGCCCGTCTTTGTCAGCGACACCCTGTCGGACCCGCGCTGGGAGGATCTGCGGCCGCTGGCCGTGGATCACCAGCTGAAGGCGTGCTGGTCGACGCCGATTCGCGATGCGCAACACAGCATTGTGGGCACGTTCGCACTCACCAGTCTCGAGCATGGCCTGCCCCGGGCCTTTGAGCGCCAGCTCCTGGAGCTTGGCGCCTCGGTGCTGGGCCTGCTGCTGCAGCAGCAGCGCGAGGAGGTCGAGCGCCAGGCGCAGGAGGCCGACACGCGCCGCCTCGCCCTGGTGGCCAGCCAGACGACCAACGGCGTGCTCATCCTGGACCCGCAAGGCTCGACCGTTTGGGCGAACCAGGGCTTTCAGGCCCTGTCAGGCTATGCCGCGGACGATCTCATGGGCCGCACGCCGGCGGAAGTCCTGCAGGGCCCGCAAAGCGACCCCAAGACGGCCGAGGCCCTGCGTGAAGCGGTTCGCACCGGCCAGCGTTTCGACGGCGCGATCGTGAACTACACGCGCTCGGGCAACCCCTACTGGGTACAGATTGCCCTGTCGCCCATGCATCGCGCCGACGGCAGCCTGGAGGGGTTCATCAGCGTCGAAACCGACATCACGGCGCTGCGCCGCCTGACGCAGTTCAACGCCCTGCACGCCGCCGTCAACCAGGTCGTCGCATCCTGCGACGACGCCACCGTCTTGCTGCAGTCGATCTGCGACCTGGCTGCGCGCAACGCCCACCTGGAGCTGGCCTGGATCGGCAAGCCCGATGCGTCGGGGCGCTTTGCGTTTCTCGCCTACTCCGGCGCGGCCAGCGGTTATCTGGACGATGTCCTCATCAGCGCCGACCCCGATCGTCCCGAAGGCCAGGGCTCAAGCGGCCGCGCCTGGCGCGAAGAACGTGCCTACTACAACCCGGCGTTTGCAACGACCGCCTTCCTGGCGCCTTGGCACGCGCGTGCACGCGAGTATGGCCTGCAGGCCAGCGCTGCCCAGCCCATCTTCCGGGCTGGCGCCATCTGGGCCGTCCTCAACGTCTACCACGCGCAGGCCAACATCTTCGATGCTCCGCTTCAGGCGCTGCTGGAGGAGCTTGCCCGGGACATCTCGCGGGGCCTCGATCGCATTGATCTGCTCACGCGCGAGCGGCAGCTGGCTGCGGCCCAGAAGCAGCTCAGCGAACAGCTCTACCAGGAAAAGGAGCTCGCCCAGATCACACTGGCCTCCATCGGGGACGCGGTGATCACGACCGACGTGCAAGGCCGCGTGACATTTCTCAACCCGATTGCCGAGCGCCTCACGGGCTGGCCATCGAGCCTCGCCGTGGGGCGCGCGGCGACGGACATTCTTCGCCTCGTGCATGAGACCACCGGGGATGCGGTGGTCAACCCGGTGGACGTGGTGCTGCAAACCGCCGAGACCGTCGAGCTTGCCAATCACACGGTGCTCATCGCGCGCGACGGCGCACGGTACAACATCGAAGACTCGGCCGCCCCGATTTCGACGCAGGACGGCACGCTCCAGGGATGCGTGCTGGTGTTTCGGGACATCACGGAAAAATACGAAGCCCAAAAGCGCCTGAAGTGGCAAGCCACGCATGATCCGCTCACGGGCCTTCCCAACCGCTATGCGCTTGAGCTGCATCTGCGCGACTGCATCGAGCGCGCCCGCCTTGGCGGGACCGAGATCGCGGTGGGCCTGCTCGATCTGGACGATTTCAAGCCGCTGAACGACGTGCATGGTCACGCGATGGGCGACCGGCTGCTTCAGCAGCTGGCGCAGCGCCTGCAAGCACGCTTGCGGGCGTCGGACATGCTGGCGCGCCTCGGTGGCGACGAGCTCGTCGTGGTGTTCGACGACATGGCTGAGACGGCCGGCCCGCAAAGCCTGGAGCGCGCGCTTGCACGGCTGCATGAGGCGGTCGAGACACCTTTTGAGCTGGCGCCCGGCGTGCAGGTTGAACTGGGCATGAGCATGGGCATTGCCACCTACCCCCACGATGCGACGGATGGCGATGGGCTGCTGCGGCAAGCCGATGCGGCCATGTACGCCTCCAAATCCAACAAGTTTACGCGCAGCCACTGGTGGCGCTTTGCTGCCTCGGACGTGTCCCTGCACGCCGACGATGACCCCATCGATCCCTACGGGCGCGTCGCCAGCGAGCTGTTGCGCAAGGCGCATGAGCATTGGCTCGGCATGGGGGACGCATTCATCGAGGCCTTCTACGCCAGGCTTGCGCAGCAGCCGCGGGCGGCGCGCATCCTGGGCTTTCTGGCCCCAGGCGAGCTGGTCGATCTCAAGGAGCGCCAGGCGCATCACCTGCAACACATCACCGCCGCAGACTTGCGCGATGCCGAGCACGACGCCATGGGCACGCACCTGGGCCGGGTGCACGCCACGATCGGGGTGGATGCGTCCGACGTCATTGCCGCCATGAGCCGCTATGGCGAGCTGCTGCATGCGGCGACCCAGAAGTTGCCCTGGCGCACCGATGCCCGGCTGGCTCTGAACACCATCTTGCAAGCGCGCCTGGCTCGCGAGCTCCAGGCCCAGAGCCTCGGGCGCGACCAGGTCGAGCAGGGGCGCCTGGCCCATCTGGCGGATCTGGAAACGCACATGCAGGGCTGGATCCAGGCCGGCGATTTTGCCGAGCACCTGGCGAAGTATCTGACCACGTTGCCGTGCATCACGGGCGTGGCAATCGGACGACCCGACGCAAGCGACGAATACGTCCTGGAATTCGCTGCGGGAAACGCTGCGCCGTACGTGGAGGAGATGCGCAAGCATGGCATCCGGTTGGGCTTGCAGCCGGCTGGCCACGGCAAACGCGGCAAGCGCGGCCCGCCCCAGCGCGCCTGGCTCACCGGGCATATCCAGGTCTGCAGCAGCGAAGTTCTCGAGGCCGAATCGGACATCGTCGCGGCCATCGCAACCCGCCTTGGCATCCGCAGTTCAGCGGCCATTCCGATTGTGGACGCGCAGGCATGCCCCATGATGCTCATCACGCTGCTCGGTGCCTATCCGGGACAGTTCGAGTCCCCATCGATGCGCATGTGGCTCGAGTCCCTGCAGCATCTGGCCACCCCGGTCTTCCAGCGCCTGGAGCGAGGCATCCACGCCGCGCCCATCGATGCCGGGATGCGGCAGCACCTCCATGACCTGCTGTTCGCAGACAACGTCGAGATGGTTGTCCAGCCCATCGTCACCCTCGCCACGGGCGCAGTCGACAAGGTCGAGGCGCTCGCCCGCCTGCGCGATGGCAACAGGCTGCTCAACCCGGGCGAGTTCCTGCCGGCGTTCGGCCATCAGGAACTCCAGGTGCTGTTCCACAAGGGCTTGCGGCAAATCCTGGAATGGCTCGTACGGTGGGATGCCCAGGGCCTGCACATCGACGCCAGCATCAACCTGCCGCCCAGCGTTTTGGTGGCCCGCGACTGCCCGCGCTGGATCGAGGAAGAACTCAAGGCCACCGGGCTTTCACCATCGCGCTTGTACCTCGAGCTGCTGGAAACCGAGGAGGAGGCCTTCGATACGCAGCGGCGCGATGCCGCGGTCACGCAATTGGCGGCGCTGGGTGTGCGTCTGGTCATGGACGATCTCGGTGCCGGCTATTCCAGTCTGCAGCGCCTGCGCACGTTGCCGTTTCACACCGTCAAGATCGACCAGAACCTGGTCAAGCATGCGCAGGCCGATGCGAAGCAAACGGTGCCCTTCATCGGGTCCCTTGTGCGCATGGCCCAGACCCTGGGCCTGAGCGTCGTGGTCGAGGGTCTGGAAAGCCCCATCCTGGTGGACATGGCCTGCGGCCTTGGGGCCGAATACGGTCAGGGCTTTGCGCTGTCGCGGCCCTTCGCACCCGACGCGCTGGCCCACTGGATGGCGCAGCGGCAGTGGCCTGCGGACCCGAGCGGGCGCGACGCCGCGCTGGGCCGACACGCCGGGGTTTCCGGGGAGTAGGCGCGGCACACCGCCGCCGAGGGCGCCGGAGCTTCTTACTGATGAGCCGCTGTGGCGCGCGCCAGCGCCTGCTCGACCGTGCAGATCGTTGCGAACCGGTCCATGAGAACCGTGGCCGTGCGCTGCACGATATCGTCCGCGCGCAGGACCGCCCCATCGGGCTGCTGCATGTCAAAGGTCAGCGTGGCTTCGCTGACGAAATCCACGTCCCATCCCAGATCCGAAGCATGACGGGTGGTGGTCTCGCAGCATTGCTCCGTGCGGATGCCGCTGACCATCAGCTTGCGCACGCCATTGCGGATCAGCCAGACATCCAGGCCCGTGCCCACCAGCGCGCTGTGGCGCGACTTGATGAATGTGGCCGCCGGCTCCGCGCCGGCGAGCCCATCCATCGGTCGCACGTAACCGGAGGCTCGCGCAAAGGGGTTGTCTGCACGCTCCGGACCGTCACTGTGCAGGATGCGCACGATCGGGATCGCACGGGCTTCGCATCCCTTGATCAGGGCATTTTGCGCAGCCAGATAGGTTGCGGCCCGAGCGGCGTCGAAATACGGGCGACGGCGGAACGATTCCTGGGCGTCGATGACGAGCAGACAGGTGTGCATACAGAATTCCCTTTGCGTGCAAAGCATCTATTGTTGCTGCTGGCGGCCCGCTGCGCGCCACGCTGCTTAAAGCCCCCATCAAGGCTACAGAGGTCGTGCTGTTGCCGTGTGACCCACTGCGATGTCTCGACTGGCACGCTCGCAGTGGGTCCAAATTCGCGTCAGTCACGGTACAGTGTGCGTTGAACGTCAACGTGAAAGTGAACACCGAGGCATAGCGGCAACACCACAGTCGACTCACGCGATGTGCGCATCCATACCAGGGCAAGGCCTCGCCCTCGGTGCAGTGTCCATTGCAGTTCTGCATCGCGACCACGATGGCGATGGCCATGCCGATCGTCCCGGCGCAAGTGCAGTGATTGGCGTTGGCACAACGCCACCACAAGGCGCATCGGCAGGACCATCGGCTCGGCCCGGACGCCTAACGACGTGTGGCGTCGCGCCTGTGGCATCCGAGCTAGCCTTCCCCGCCCTGAAGGATCGCGCTTGTCGCGCATCTGGTGACACAGGGAGGGCAGATCCCTTGCCATAGTCCCATTTTGGGACTATGCTTCAGCCCATGCGAGTGATTGCTGTGTCGACCCTTCGGGCCTTTTGGGAACGCTATCCCGACGCCGAGCAGCCGCTGAAGGCGTGGTACGAAGAAGCCACGAATGCGACCTGGACACAGCCCGCTGACATCAAGGCGCAGTACCGCAGTGCCAGCGTGCTGAAGAACCGTCGCGTGGTCTTCAACATCAAAGGCAATGACTACCGGCTGATCGTGGCTGTTGCGTACAAGTTGCAGATCGTCTACGTGAAGTTTGTCGGCACCCACAAGGAGTACGGCGCAGTGGACGCAGAAACCGTTGAAATGGCCTGACCGGCCACGGAGAAACAATGGACATTCGCCCTATCCACACCGAAGCCGACTACAAGGCCACTCTCAAAGAGATTTCGGCCTTGATGGATTCCGACCCTGATCTGGGCACGCCGGAGGGTGACCGTCTGGACATCCTCGCCACGCTGGTGCAGGCCTACGAGGCCAAGCACGTACCTATCACTGCGCCCGATCCGGTGGAGGCCATCAAATTCCGGATGGATCAAAGCGGTCTGTCGGTCAAAGATCTTGAGCCGATCATTGGCAAGAGCAACCGGGTCTACGAAGTCCTGAACCGCAAGCGTCCGCTGACGCTGGCCATGATTCGCAGGCTGCACCAGAGCCTGGGTATCCCGGCTGATGTGCTGATTGCGGAGACTGTTGCCAGGTGATCACCGGCGGCTGAGCCCGGCCAAGGACAACACGTTGCATCGATGCCGCCGACAACGACGCGAACACGCCAGACGGGCGTGGCGGCGAGACCCAAACCTCTGCCCCGGCAACGTGACAAGTTTGAGCCCTTGACCCGCGAAACCCCCGCTACAGCGCCACGCGGTTAGCGGCGGGAGAGTTCACGGGGGAATTCCGCGCGGAACTGCCGAGCCCTTAATATAACGTTTCATTACCTCATGGGAAGAGTCCGGAGATGACCGCAACTGCCAAAATCACCTCGCAAGGACAGACGACTGTTCCTGCGTCGGTCCGCAAGGCCTTGGGGGTCAAGGCCGGTGATTCCTTGATCTGGGAACTGGACGCGGACCAAACCGTCCGTGTCCGCAGGGCTGTCGCACTGGACGTCGACTATCTGGAAGGCCTAGAGAAGACATTGCAGGAGTGGAGTTCGCAGGCCGACGAAGACGCGTACCGTGAGCTTTGAACGCTTCGACGTGGTTCGTGTGCCGTTTCCGTTCACAGACCGCCAAAGCACGAAGAGCCGCCCGGCCCTGGTGTTGTCAAGCGCGGAGGATTTCAATCATGCAGCGGGACACTCGGTCATGGCGATGGCGATGATCACCTCCGAAGCGAATGCCCCGTGGCCGCTGGATCAAACCTTAGGAAATCTTGTGGCCGCAGGCTTGCCGGCACCATCCAAGGTGCGCTTCAACCTATTTAGCTTGGATGATCGCCTCGTGCGAGGGCGCTTGGGGCGTCTGGACGACGGCGATGCCCAAGCTGTCGCCCACGCCTTAGAGCGTTTGCTTGCCAATTCGCGGCAATCTTGATCATTGCCGCGGCAAACAGTTCGCCAGCGTTGACCCGCGGCTTATTTATCGCGAGTCCGATGCCGGCATGTTCAGGCTTGCGCGGCTTGGCTCGCATAGTGAGGTTTTCGGTTGAGCCTGTCCCGTTGGAGTGTGCCTCCGCTTGGCATCAGGTGGACGCCCTGAACCTCGACGGACTCAAATATGAACCCCACGCTGCACCTCACACCTCACGGTCATCTGCAGTGGGCTGAAGAGCCTGATGCAATGCCCTTGGCCGAAGCGCTATCCGAGCGACTGTCGGCCGCATTTGCACAAGGCACCGGACGCGGCCTGCTTCACCTGGGCGCTGCGGAAGCGACGACCGCGTTGCCGCAGCTCTGGGCATTCTGGCGGGACTTTGCTGTGCGCTACGTCACGGGGCTGACGGCGACACCGGAAGGCGGCACGATCGCGATTGCCGCACCGGACGCGGTGAGCCTCGAAACCCTGTGTCTCGATGCCCCTCCGATGAAGGGCGCCGAATACCTGTCGGCGGACACGCTTCTGGCTTTCTGGTCCGAGATTGAATCGGCGTTGAACATATGCTCGCGCATTCCCCTTCCTCGCCCGGCCCGACGCACAGCGTCGCATAGGCGAAGCCGTCCGGGCAGGAGGGGGTCAAGCGGGCGGTTTTCGCTTGTTGTTCCTCGCCATGCTGGATAAAATACCAGCATGCAACGGCGCAAAGTCACGCTCAAGCTGTATCCCAATGCCGCGCAAGCTGCGCGGCTTGAGGCGTGGACGCGGCTGCACTGCGAGTTGTACAACGCGGCGCTGGAAGAACGCATCGACGCCTGGCGCAAGGCCAGGAAGTCCATCTCTTACTACGACCAGCAGAACGTCCTGCCGCAGATCAAGGCGAAGCGGCCTGAGTTCATGGAACTCGGTAGCCACGCGCTGCAGCAAACGCTGCGGCGGCTGGATCTCGCATTCCAGTCGTTCTTCCGCCGCGTCAAGGCGGGGCAGACGCCCGGATTCCCGCGATTCAAATCCAGCAAGCGGTTCTCGGGTTTTGCCTATCCCGATCCGGTTGGGTGGAAGCTGATGGAGCACGGCGGCCGTGGCGCAACCCTGCGCATCGGCAGCGGCGATGCCGCCCTGTCCATCCGGGCGCGTGGGCAGCATCGTTTTGGGATTGATGCCAAACCCAACGACATCGCCCTGACACGCCGCAACGGTCAGTGGTTTGTGTCGGTGACGCTGCGCGTGCCCGATGCGGCCTGTGCGCGCGAGCGCACCGCCGACATGCGGCGTGGCGTGGATTTCGGGATCAACGACTGGGCCACATTCGACGATGGCGACAGCATCGCGAACCCGCGCTGGGTGCGCGAGGCGCTGCCGCGCCTTGCAGTGCTGCAGCGCCAGCGTGCACGCAAACGCAAAGGCTCCGTGCGATACAAGCGATTGAGCCGCGGCATCGCGGTGCTGCATGATCGCATCGGCAACCTGCGCCGGGACTTCGTGCACAAGGAAACGACCAGGATGGTGCGGCAATGCGCGGTGCTGGCGACCGAAGAACTCGCACCCAAGACCATGAGTCGCAGCGCGAAGGGCACGGTGGAAGCGCCGGGCCGTCGTGTGCGGCAGAAAGCCGGACTCAACCGCGAGATGCTCTCGGCGGGGTTCGGCATGGCGCATCAGATGCTCACGTACAAAGCGAAAGAAGCTGGTACGCGACTGCATCTGAGCCATACGCGCCAGCTCAAACCGTCGCAGCGCTGCTCGGCGTGCTGGGAACTCGTTCC
This window contains:
- a CDS encoding EAL domain-containing protein; translation: MTSRPVHSVALLEEDDDITAEQLRSMLQLQRALLDAATGLEPAQVRIERACRLFEQAVPGALASVMLLDADGLLQVFCAPSIPPAIVRELNDLSPGPGAGSCGNVIYRQEPVFVSDTLSDPRWEDLRPLAVDHQLKACWSTPIRDAQHSIVGTFALTSLEHGLPRAFERQLLELGASVLGLLLQQQREEVERQAQEADTRRLALVASQTTNGVLILDPQGSTVWANQGFQALSGYAADDLMGRTPAEVLQGPQSDPKTAEALREAVRTGQRFDGAIVNYTRSGNPYWVQIALSPMHRADGSLEGFISVETDITALRRLTQFNALHAAVNQVVASCDDATVLLQSICDLAARNAHLELAWIGKPDASGRFAFLAYSGAASGYLDDVLISADPDRPEGQGSSGRAWREERAYYNPAFATTAFLAPWHARAREYGLQASAAQPIFRAGAIWAVLNVYHAQANIFDAPLQALLEELARDISRGLDRIDLLTRERQLAAAQKQLSEQLYQEKELAQITLASIGDAVITTDVQGRVTFLNPIAERLTGWPSSLAVGRAATDILRLVHETTGDAVVNPVDVVLQTAETVELANHTVLIARDGARYNIEDSAAPISTQDGTLQGCVLVFRDITEKYEAQKRLKWQATHDPLTGLPNRYALELHLRDCIERARLGGTEIAVGLLDLDDFKPLNDVHGHAMGDRLLQQLAQRLQARLRASDMLARLGGDELVVVFDDMAETAGPQSLERALARLHEAVETPFELAPGVQVELGMSMGIATYPHDATDGDGLLRQADAAMYASKSNKFTRSHWWRFAASDVSLHADDDPIDPYGRVASELLRKAHEHWLGMGDAFIEAFYARLAQQPRAARILGFLAPGELVDLKERQAHHLQHITAADLRDAEHDAMGTHLGRVHATIGVDASDVIAAMSRYGELLHAATQKLPWRTDARLALNTILQARLARELQAQSLGRDQVEQGRLAHLADLETHMQGWIQAGDFAEHLAKYLTTLPCITGVAIGRPDASDEYVLEFAAGNAAPYVEEMRKHGIRLGLQPAGHGKRGKRGPPQRAWLTGHIQVCSSEVLEAESDIVAAIATRLGIRSSAAIPIVDAQACPMMLITLLGAYPGQFESPSMRMWLESLQHLATPVFQRLERGIHAAPIDAGMRQHLHDLLFADNVEMVVQPIVTLATGAVDKVEALARLRDGNRLLNPGEFLPAFGHQELQVLFHKGLRQILEWLVRWDAQGLHIDASINLPPSVLVARDCPRWIEEELKATGLSPSRLYLELLETEEEAFDTQRRDAAVTQLAALGVRLVMDDLGAGYSSLQRLRTLPFHTVKIDQNLVKHAQADAKQTVPFIGSLVRMAQTLGLSVVVEGLESPILVDMACGLGAEYGQGFALSRPFAPDALAHWMAQRQWPADPSGRDAALGRHAGVSGE
- a CDS encoding isochorismatase family protein, with the translated sequence MHTCLLVIDAQESFRRRPYFDAARAATYLAAQNALIKGCEARAIPIVRILHSDGPERADNPFARASGYVRPMDGLAGAEPAATFIKSRHSALVGTGLDVWLIRNGVRKLMVSGIRTEQCCETTTRHASDLGWDVDFVSEATLTFDMQQPDGAVLRADDIVQRTATVLMDRFATICTVEQALARATAAHQ
- a CDS encoding type II toxin-antitoxin system HigB family toxin, with protein sequence MRVIAVSTLRAFWERYPDAEQPLKAWYEEATNATWTQPADIKAQYRSASVLKNRRVVFNIKGNDYRLIVAVAYKLQIVYVKFVGTHKEYGAVDAETVEMA
- a CDS encoding type II toxin-antitoxin system HigA family antitoxin, giving the protein MDIRPIHTEADYKATLKEISALMDSDPDLGTPEGDRLDILATLVQAYEAKHVPITAPDPVEAIKFRMDQSGLSVKDLEPIIGKSNRVYEVLNRKRPLTLAMIRRLHQSLGIPADVLIAETVAR
- a CDS encoding type II toxin-antitoxin system PrlF family antitoxin; translated protein: MTATAKITSQGQTTVPASVRKALGVKAGDSLIWELDADQTVRVRRAVALDVDYLEGLEKTLQEWSSQADEDAYREL
- a CDS encoding type II toxin-antitoxin system PemK/MazF family toxin, giving the protein MVRVPFPFTDRQSTKSRPALVLSSAEDFNHAAGHSVMAMAMITSEANAPWPLDQTLGNLVAAGLPAPSKVRFNLFSLDDRLVRGRLGRLDDGDAQAVAHALERLLANSRQS
- a CDS encoding RNA-guided endonuclease TnpB family protein, which codes for MQRRKVTLKLYPNAAQAARLEAWTRLHCELYNAALEERIDAWRKARKSISYYDQQNVLPQIKAKRPEFMELGSHALQQTLRRLDLAFQSFFRRVKAGQTPGFPRFKSSKRFSGFAYPDPVGWKLMEHGGRGATLRIGSGDAALSIRARGQHRFGIDAKPNDIALTRRNGQWFVSVTLRVPDAACARERTADMRRGVDFGINDWATFDDGDSIANPRWVREALPRLAVLQRQRARKRKGSVRYKRLSRGIAVLHDRIGNLRRDFVHKETTRMVRQCAVLATEELAPKTMSRSAKGTVEAPGRRVRQKAGLNREMLSAGFGMAHQMLTYKAKEAGTRLHLSHTRQLKPSQRCSACWELVPKTLAQRVHVCPHCGHTAPRDQNSAMVVLIDAHNTQDAPGTGVAARPKPLPRQRGKSRSVTRETPTTAPSGA